From the Lathyrus oleraceus cultivar Zhongwan6 chromosome 4, CAAS_Psat_ZW6_1.0, whole genome shotgun sequence genome, one window contains:
- the LOC127076004 gene encoding uncharacterized protein LOC127076004 — protein MKMPLIRPLMTRRGFSSSSEKIVASVLFERLPVVIPKIDPIVYAFQEFSFRWRQQYQRRYPDEFLDRSDARGKGDYQIDYVPAPRITEADKNNDLRSLQRALDKRLYLLLYGNAYGAPSGKPEWHFPEKVYESEETMRKCAESALKSVLGDLSNTYFVGNAPMAHMVVQPKEEQSGSTPFKKFFFKSQVIAKNKFDIGQCEKHVWVTKDELMEYFPEQAEFFNKMIIS, from the exons ATGAAGATGCCATTGATTCGGCCTCTCATGACGAGGCGAGGATTCAGTTCCAGCTCTGAGAAAATTGTTGCCTCCGTTCTGTTTGAGAGATTGCCTGTGGTCATTCCCAAAATTGACCCTATTGTTTATGCTTTTCAAGAATTCTC GTTTCGATGGCGACAACAATATCAACGCAGATATCCTGATGAGTTTCTAGACAGATCTGATGCAAG GGGGAAAGGTGATTATCAAATTGATTATGTGCCAGCACCACGAATCACTGAAGCAGACAAAAACAATGATCTAAG GTCACTACAAAGAGCTCTTGACAAAAGACTCTACCTTCTTCTCTACGGAAATGCTTATGGGGCTCCAAGCGGAAAGCCTGAGTGGCATTTTCCAGAGAAAGTATATGAATCAGAGGAAACCATGCGCAAG TGTGCAGAATCTGCATTAAAATCAGTCCTGGGAGATCTTTCCAATACTTATTTTGTCGGAAATGCTCCAATGGCCCATATGGTTGTTCAGCCAAAAGAAGAGCAGTCAGGATCCACACCTTTTAAG AAATTCTTCTTCAAGTCACAAGTAATTGCAAAAAACAAGTTTGACATTGGACAATGCGAGAAACATGTTTGGGTGACGAAGGATGAGTTGATGGAGTATTTTCCTGAGCAGGCTGAGTTTTTTAACAAAATGATTATTAGCTGA